A single genomic interval of Metasolibacillus fluoroglycofenilyticus harbors:
- a CDS encoding DUF817 domain-containing protein, which translates to MKHKLQQLFYFGREQALSCLFPVVIFASLALTKFIPLPILARYDWLLLICLAMQWWMLRAGLETKDELKVITLFHFIGLALEIFKVHMGSWAYPEQGFFKIFGVPLYSGFMYASVASYLCQAWRRLHIELIYWPSFFAVVPLASAIYLNFFWHHFWIDIRWWLGLLVIIVFWRSSVNYKINGVNYRMPIVLSFALIGFFIWIAENIATFFGAWQYPNQTHAWSIVHLGKISSWLLLVIISFLIVAELKRVKEDNN; encoded by the coding sequence ATGAAGCATAAATTACAACAGCTATTTTATTTTGGACGAGAGCAAGCATTATCCTGCCTTTTTCCAGTCGTTATTTTCGCTTCACTTGCATTAACTAAGTTTATTCCATTACCAATTTTAGCGAGGTACGACTGGCTACTCCTCATCTGCCTCGCAATGCAATGGTGGATGCTGCGCGCTGGACTCGAAACAAAAGATGAGCTTAAAGTTATCACATTATTTCATTTCATCGGGCTTGCACTCGAAATTTTTAAAGTACATATGGGCTCTTGGGCATATCCAGAACAAGGCTTTTTTAAAATTTTCGGCGTGCCACTCTATAGCGGTTTTATGTATGCGAGTGTTGCTAGTTATTTATGTCAAGCGTGGCGGCGCCTACATATAGAACTCATTTATTGGCCGTCGTTTTTCGCAGTTGTACCACTTGCTAGCGCTATTTATTTGAATTTTTTCTGGCATCATTTTTGGATTGATATACGTTGGTGGCTAGGACTTTTAGTGATTATTGTATTTTGGCGCTCATCTGTAAACTATAAAATCAACGGCGTTAACTACCGTATGCCAATCGTGTTATCCTTTGCGCTCATTGGCTTCTTTATCTGGATTGCTGAAAACATCGCTACTTTTTTCGGGGCATGGCAATATCCAAACCAAACACATGCTTGGAGTATTGTTCATTTAGGAAAAATAAGTTCTTGGTTGCTCTTAGTTATTATAAGCTTTTTGATTGTGGCAGAGTTGAAGCGAGTGAAGGAAGATAACAATTAA
- a CDS encoding helix-turn-helix domain-containing protein — translation MAIIIELDVMLAKRKMTVTELSEKVGITMANLSILKTGKAKAIRFSTLEAICKALDCQPGDILLYEEDNDNEA, via the coding sequence TTGGCAATTATTATTGAACTTGATGTTATGTTAGCTAAAAGAAAAATGACCGTCACGGAGCTATCAGAAAAAGTAGGCATTACGATGGCGAATCTTTCTATTTTAAAGACAGGTAAGGCGAAAGCCATTCGCTTTTCAACATTAGAAGCGATTTGCAAAGCATTGGATTGTCAGCCCGGTGATATTTTACTTTATGAAGAGGACAATGATAATGAAGCATAA